The following are encoded in a window of Acropora muricata isolate sample 2 chromosome 6, ASM3666990v1, whole genome shotgun sequence genomic DNA:
- the LOC136919573 gene encoding uncharacterized protein, with the protein METKAIINCICKIVGDENVVVTYENTKGKTAYLNCFHSKEDNIFQELCVRLREQLLRVVLYNPSWYVHFWQENDASELFSEETLSKVLVISNKGQFAKWTGFPGQIIRA; encoded by the exons ATGGAAACCAA AGCCATAATAAACTGTATTTGCAAAATCGTCGGAGACGAAAATGTTGTAGTCACATACGAAAACACGAAAGGCAAAACTGCATATTTAAATTGTTTTCACTCTAAAGAAGACAATATCTTTCAAGAACTCTGTGTGAG ATTGAGAGAACAATTATTGAGAGTAGTGCTCTATAATCCTTCGTGGTATGTCCACTTCTGGCAGGAGAATGATGCTTCGGAACTATTCAG cGAGGAAACCCTGTCAAAAGTGTTAGTCATATCAAACAAGGGGCAATTTGCCAAGTGGACAG GATTTCCTGGTCAAATCATCAGAGCATAA
- the LOC136919028 gene encoding tubulin polymerization-promoting protein family member 2-like encodes MSDEQLLDVFKSFCAFGAGSKDAQPLMDNAKFGKLFRDLKLYDKKFTSTDTDIIFNRPEVKSKTERKIGFAGFKKALALCAEKKYGSKEDVQKLIDKICAGKGPVAVGATKQSKTGGVDRMTDTSTYTGSHKERFDESGKGKGLEGRKDYDAKAAEGYVGGYKGKDTYDKTH; translated from the exons ATGTCTGATGAACAGCTTTTGGATGTTTTTAAATCTTTCTGTGCTTTTGGAGCTGGTAGCAAAGATGCTCAGCCGTTGATGGACAACGCAAAATTTGGCAAACTATTCCGCGATCTTAAATTGTACGACAAAAAATTTACGTCAACTGACACAGATATTATCTTTAACCGACCTGAAGTAAAAAG CAAAACAGAGCGGAAAATAGGCTTTGCAGGCTTCAAGAAGGCTTTAGCACTGTGTGCAGAGAAAAAATATGGAAGTAAGGAAGACGTGCAAAAGTTAATCGATAAAATTTGTGCTGGAAAAGGTCCCGTTGCGGTTGGAGCCACC AAACAAAGTAAGACAGGAGGTGTTGATCGGATGACTGACACTTCGACGTATACTGGATCTCACAAGGAGCGGTTTGATGAAAGTGGAAAAGGCAAGGGCTTGGAGGGTCGCAAAGACTACGATGCCAAAGCCGCTGAAGGCTATGTGGGGGGCTACAAGGGAAAGGATACTTATGACAAGACTCATTAG